The following proteins come from a genomic window of Yinghuangia sp. ASG 101:
- a CDS encoding methionyl-tRNA formyltransferase — MCSDGGRARVVLIGLGPTAADALHALVERFDVAALVRPGDDETTALARTLDVPVVSGTRITDIGHLVADLSPDAAVVSSYDRILPDHVLAHCPFVNVHYAPLPRGRGRANVNWAVINGDTETAITVHSMVPGLDAGGILYQEPVPIGPRDTVTDLYDRLNARQRAVLADAVARRLTGDEGEPQDHTRATHGCTRLPDDGEIPWSATTDAIDRLVRALTPPYPGAFTHLGLAELRVLRAEPAPDAPVFTGRIPGRVVLVDRSGEGWVDVLTGDGVLRLHEVALGPDGPPSPANTLITSVKTTLGLRTADLLALLRQARS, encoded by the coding sequence ATGTGCTCTGACGGCGGCAGGGCGCGGGTGGTGCTCATCGGCCTGGGCCCGACGGCGGCGGACGCCCTGCACGCCCTCGTGGAACGCTTCGACGTCGCCGCCTTGGTGCGCCCCGGCGACGACGAAACGACCGCGCTGGCACGAACGTTGGACGTGCCCGTCGTATCGGGAACGCGCATCACCGACATCGGGCACCTGGTCGCGGACCTGTCCCCCGACGCGGCCGTGGTGTCGTCGTACGACCGCATCCTCCCCGACCACGTGCTCGCCCACTGCCCGTTCGTCAACGTGCACTACGCGCCGCTGCCCCGCGGACGCGGCCGGGCCAACGTGAACTGGGCCGTCATCAACGGCGATACGGAGACGGCGATCACCGTTCACAGCATGGTCCCGGGCCTGGACGCGGGCGGAATCCTGTACCAGGAGCCGGTCCCCATCGGCCCGCGCGACACCGTCACGGATCTGTATGACCGCCTCAACGCCCGCCAACGCGCGGTCCTCGCGGACGCGGTCGCCCGCCGCCTCACCGGCGACGAAGGCGAGCCGCAGGACCACACCCGGGCGACCCACGGCTGTACGCGGCTTCCCGACGACGGGGAGATCCCCTGGAGTGCGACAACCGACGCGATCGACCGCCTGGTACGGGCCCTGACCCCGCCGTACCCCGGCGCGTTCACCCACCTGGGCCTGGCGGAGCTGAGAGTCCTCCGCGCGGAACCCGCCCCCGACGCACCGGTGTTCACGGGCCGGATCCCCGGCCGTGTGGTCCTGGTGGACCGCTCGGGGGAAGGCTGGGTGGACGTCCTGACCGGGGACGGAGTGCTGCGCCTCCACGAGGTGGCCTTGGGCCCGGACGGCCCGCCGTCCCCCGCGAACACGCTGATCACGTCGGTGAAAACCACGCTCGGCCTGCGCACCGCTGACCTGCTGGCGCTGCTGCGCCAGGCACGGTCGTGA
- a CDS encoding protein kinase domain-containing protein — protein MSRILVGRYELVRLLGRGGMGEVWAGTDIRIGRSVAVKLLSGEPEAVGATDAFLREARTAGALRHPGVVTVFDVGQDDDGTLFLVMELVDGSDLARVLRRGGVPPMATAVEWVAQAADALAAAHRAGVVHRDLKPANLMLTGQGTVTVLDFGIARFAGTATTSSHVVGTWAYMPPERFGGHPGDARSDVYSLGCVLYELLTGRPPFVADNAFATMNAHLRLRPAPLRAHRAETSRVLDDLVGAMLAKDPAGRPATADEVRDRLRALAPVVAPRVPVPGPLLGTVPLPPAEQGPVRRGVFRAGLVTAVAVATAVIAAGTAAVVLWLTGGDGDTNASAPSSGSTVTGRVPPSVTDPGSPAEGSAPTGGASSPAAPQKVLTRNDAMTSPNGDTVLRLQVDGNLVVYHLGEPTWAADNAWPRGWRAVMQQDGDFVLFDEDGDVLWSSGTGGHPGATLDVRDDGSVVIVDRNDTVLWAAAE, from the coding sequence GTGAGCCGGATTCTGGTCGGCCGATACGAACTCGTGCGCCTGCTGGGCCGGGGCGGGATGGGCGAGGTCTGGGCCGGCACCGACATCCGGATCGGACGCAGCGTCGCGGTGAAGCTGCTGAGCGGCGAACCCGAGGCGGTCGGCGCGACGGACGCCTTCCTCCGCGAGGCACGGACCGCGGGGGCGCTGCGGCATCCCGGTGTGGTCACGGTCTTCGACGTGGGCCAGGACGACGACGGAACGCTGTTCCTGGTCATGGAGTTGGTGGACGGCAGCGATCTGGCGCGGGTGCTGCGCCGGGGCGGCGTTCCCCCGATGGCGACCGCGGTGGAATGGGTCGCGCAGGCCGCGGACGCGCTCGCCGCGGCACACCGGGCGGGTGTCGTCCACCGGGACCTGAAGCCGGCGAACCTGATGCTGACCGGTCAAGGCACGGTCACGGTCCTGGACTTCGGTATCGCCCGCTTCGCGGGGACGGCCACGACGTCGAGCCACGTGGTCGGGACGTGGGCGTACATGCCGCCGGAGCGCTTCGGCGGACACCCCGGCGACGCGCGCTCGGATGTGTACTCCCTCGGCTGCGTCCTCTACGAACTGCTCACCGGGCGACCACCGTTCGTCGCCGACAACGCCTTCGCCACGATGAACGCGCACCTCCGCCTGCGTCCCGCGCCGTTGCGCGCCCACCGCGCCGAGACGTCCCGCGTCCTCGACGATCTCGTCGGCGCCATGCTGGCGAAAGACCCCGCGGGGCGCCCGGCCACGGCCGACGAGGTCCGCGACCGCCTGCGCGCGCTCGCCCCGGTGGTGGCGCCGCGGGTGCCGGTGCCCGGGCCCCTCCTCGGGACGGTGCCGCTTCCCCCCGCCGAGCAGGGCCCGGTCCGGCGCGGCGTCTTCCGCGCCGGTCTGGTCACCGCCGTCGCCGTCGCCACCGCCGTGATCGCCGCGGGCACCGCGGCGGTCGTCCTGTGGCTGACCGGCGGCGACGGGGACACGAACGCGTCCGCGCCGTCGTCGGGAAGTACGGTGACAGGTCGCGTGCCGCCGTCGGTGACCGATCCGGGGTCCCCGGCGGAGGGTTCGGCGCCGACGGGAGGAGCGTCCTCCCCGGCCGCGCCGCAGAAGGTGCTGACGCGCAACGACGCGATGACGTCCCCGAACGGCGATACGGTCCTGCGGCTCCAGGTGGACGGAAACCTGGTGGTGTACCACCTGGGCGAACCCACGTGGGCGGCCGACAACGCCTGGCCCCGGGGGTGGCGCGCGGTGATGCAGCAGGACGGTGACTTCGTCCTGTTCGACGAGGACGGCGACGTCCTGTGGAGCAGCGGGACCGGAGGCCATCCCGGTGCCACGCTCGATGTGCGGGACGACGGCTCGGTGGTCATCGTCGACCGGAACGACACCGTGCTGTGGGCCGCGGCCGAGTGA
- a CDS encoding MBL fold metallo-hydrolase: protein MTGRALPPGASIRSLGHAGYEIAHAGVRLLVDPWFHPAFLASWFPFPDNRPLLDDVASAAYDVLYVSHTHEDHFDASTLELLDHDTTTVVVPRFRSKALVRRFTELGFREVIALGHRERHEVAEGFALTMLLDTSHKEDSGLLVELDGFRFLDLNDCNTPLSELPADVDVLSAQYSGAMWYPNCYAYPDEVQRRKTAEVRGDLFDTLVRKVRLTGASTYLPAAGPPCFLDPELERFNNHAETIFPLWDDLARDFAAACPGVDALCLEPGDALTADGVTPSDDPDRGRWRDDPDAYLAAYRARRADEWAAYHEEPYEPVTAGELHAYFRQLTDWNRRFLADYERDVRLVADGASWGIRLGRVGGVLEADPIDAGYTIQVPPRALRAIVDRRIGWEEALLSLRLSLHRDPDTFDLTLMSLLRYGNQPVQTTHMLRERAEAASGATVERDGHTFQRFCPHAGEDLAHAEIADGVLECPRHHWTWDLRTGACLSGGTVPLRVGPATAAPSEWHTAEGNAGLR from the coding sequence GTGACCGGCCGCGCGCTGCCGCCCGGCGCGTCGATCCGCTCGCTCGGCCACGCCGGTTACGAGATCGCCCACGCGGGCGTCCGGCTGCTCGTCGACCCGTGGTTCCATCCGGCGTTCCTGGCCTCGTGGTTCCCCTTCCCGGACAACCGCCCGCTGCTGGACGACGTCGCGTCGGCCGCCTACGACGTGCTGTATGTGTCGCACACCCACGAGGACCACTTCGACGCGAGCACCCTCGAACTCCTCGACCACGACACGACCACCGTCGTCGTGCCGCGCTTCCGCTCGAAGGCGCTCGTCCGGAGGTTCACGGAGCTGGGCTTCCGCGAGGTGATCGCCCTCGGGCACCGCGAACGGCACGAGGTCGCCGAGGGGTTCGCCCTCACGATGCTGCTCGACACCAGCCACAAGGAGGACAGCGGACTGCTGGTCGAGTTGGACGGGTTCAGGTTCCTCGACCTCAACGACTGCAACACGCCGCTGTCCGAACTGCCCGCCGACGTCGACGTGTTGTCGGCGCAGTACTCCGGCGCGATGTGGTACCCGAACTGCTACGCGTACCCGGACGAGGTGCAGCGCCGCAAGACCGCGGAGGTCCGCGGCGACCTGTTCGACACCCTGGTGCGCAAGGTCCGGCTGACGGGCGCGTCGACGTACCTCCCCGCGGCCGGGCCGCCGTGCTTCCTCGACCCCGAGTTGGAGCGCTTCAACAACCACGCGGAGACCATCTTCCCGCTGTGGGACGACCTCGCCCGCGACTTCGCGGCGGCGTGCCCCGGTGTCGACGCGCTGTGCCTGGAACCGGGCGACGCGCTCACGGCGGACGGCGTCACCCCGTCCGACGACCCCGACCGGGGGCGGTGGCGCGACGACCCGGACGCCTACCTCGCCGCGTACCGCGCCCGCCGCGCGGACGAGTGGGCGGCGTACCACGAGGAGCCGTACGAACCGGTGACCGCCGGGGAGTTGCACGCGTACTTCCGGCAACTCACCGACTGGAACCGGCGCTTCCTCGCCGACTACGAGCGCGACGTGCGGCTCGTCGCCGACGGGGCCAGTTGGGGCATACGCCTCGGCCGCGTGGGCGGCGTCCTCGAAGCCGACCCGATCGACGCCGGCTACACCATCCAGGTCCCCCCGCGCGCGCTCCGCGCCATCGTCGACCGGCGCATCGGCTGGGAGGAGGCGCTGCTGTCCCTCCGGTTGAGCCTCCACCGCGACCCGGACACCTTCGACCTGACCCTGATGAGCCTGCTGCGCTACGGCAACCAGCCCGTGCAGACCACGCACATGCTCCGCGAGCGTGCGGAAGCGGCCTCCGGTGCGACCGTCGAGCGCGACGGCCACACGTTCCAGCGCTTCTGCCCGCACGCCGGCGAGGACCTGGCCCACGCCGAGATAGCCGACGGCGTTCTGGAATGCCCCCGCCACCACTGGACGTGGGACCTGAGGACGGGCGCGTGCCTGTCGGGCGGCACCGTGCCGTTGCGGGTGGGACCGGCGACGGCGGCTCCGTCGGAGTGGCACACTGCGGAGGGCAACGCGGGACTGCGGTGA
- a CDS encoding DegT/DnrJ/EryC1/StrS family aminotransferase yields MSGIPLVDLRAAHAEVADEVRAGFERVQASAAFVGGPDVAAFEAEFARFGGVGHCVGVANGTDALELMLRADAMPPGAGVVMPANTFVATAEAVVRAGGTPVFADVDDEFLLLDPDSAARAASAADTWALLPVHLNGQLAPMEPLVALASDTGLRVFEDAAQCQGATRHGRAAGTWGRAAGTSFYPGKNLGAYGDAGAVLTDDGELAGVVREIADHGSPRKYVHSRLGVNSRLDTLQAVVLRAKLRRLAAGNAARRAAAARYDALLADLADDGLRLPRTAPGNDHVWHLYAVRVPHRDAVLADLGAAGIGAGVHYPVPVHLQPAFGELGYARGDFPVAERAAGEILTLPLFPQITEDQQARVAEALAKALANALRGTP; encoded by the coding sequence ATGAGCGGAATTCCGTTGGTCGATCTGCGCGCGGCCCATGCCGAGGTCGCGGACGAGGTGCGTGCGGGGTTCGAGCGGGTGCAGGCCTCCGCCGCGTTCGTCGGAGGGCCGGATGTCGCGGCGTTCGAGGCGGAGTTCGCGCGATTCGGCGGCGTCGGGCACTGCGTCGGCGTGGCGAACGGCACCGACGCGCTGGAGCTGATGCTGCGGGCCGACGCGATGCCGCCCGGCGCGGGCGTGGTGATGCCCGCGAACACGTTCGTCGCGACCGCGGAGGCGGTCGTGCGGGCGGGCGGGACACCGGTGTTCGCGGACGTCGACGACGAATTCCTGCTGCTCGACCCGGACTCGGCCGCGCGGGCCGCCTCCGCCGCCGACACCTGGGCGCTTCTCCCGGTCCACCTCAACGGCCAACTCGCCCCGATGGAACCGCTCGTGGCGCTCGCGTCGGACACCGGTCTGCGGGTCTTCGAGGACGCGGCCCAGTGCCAGGGCGCGACTCGGCACGGCCGGGCGGCGGGGACGTGGGGCCGGGCGGCCGGGACGAGCTTCTACCCGGGGAAGAACCTCGGCGCGTACGGCGACGCGGGTGCGGTCCTCACCGACGACGGGGAACTCGCCGGTGTCGTCCGGGAGATCGCCGACCACGGGTCACCGCGCAAGTACGTGCACAGCCGACTGGGCGTCAACTCGCGCCTCGACACGCTGCAGGCGGTGGTGCTGCGCGCGAAGCTGCGCCGCCTGGCCGCCGGCAACGCCGCCCGGCGGGCCGCGGCGGCCCGCTACGACGCGCTGCTGGCGGACCTGGCCGACGACGGCCTGCGGCTGCCGCGGACCGCCCCCGGCAACGACCACGTCTGGCACCTCTACGCGGTGCGCGTCCCGCACCGGGACGCGGTCCTCGCCGACCTCGGCGCGGCGGGGATCGGCGCGGGCGTCCACTACCCCGTACCCGTCCACCTCCAGCCCGCCTTCGGCGAACTCGGGTACGCACGAGGCGACTTCCCGGTCGCGGAGCGCGCGGCCGGGGAGATCCTCACCCTTCCGCTCTTCCCGCAGATCACCGAGGACCAGCAGGCCCGCGTGGCCGAGGCGCTGGCCAAGGCCCTCGCGAACGCGCTGCGAGGCACGCCGTGA
- a CDS encoding DegT/DnrJ/EryC1/StrS family aminotransferase yields MRPWFGPEEAEAAAEAVRSGWVAQGPRVAAFEEAFAGWIGAADAVAVSSCTAALHLALTVAGVGPGDEVVVPSLSFIATANAVRYVGASPVFADVDPATGNLTPATVRAVRTAATRAVILVDQGGVPADLDAMRALCDPSGIVVIEDAACAAGSTLRGRPAGAGAAFATYSFHPRKLLTCGEGGMVTVDRPEVGARLRRLREHGMSVSAADRDAADRRGGAPVLESYDELGFNYRMTDVQAAIGLVQLGRLPEMVARRRELADAYRLLLAGVPGLRLVGDPVDAEGTAYGETNHQACWVLLEPGFPVARDAMLGRLAAAGISARRGIMAAHLEPAYADVAHGPLPATETLTRESLILPLFHEMTEVQQNRVAAEFYAAAGVAAPDGTEART; encoded by the coding sequence ATGCGGCCGTGGTTCGGGCCGGAGGAGGCGGAGGCCGCCGCGGAGGCGGTCCGTTCCGGTTGGGTCGCGCAGGGGCCGCGCGTCGCGGCGTTCGAGGAGGCCTTCGCGGGGTGGATCGGCGCGGCCGACGCGGTGGCGGTTTCGTCGTGCACGGCGGCGCTGCACCTCGCGCTGACCGTCGCGGGCGTCGGGCCCGGCGACGAAGTGGTCGTGCCCTCGCTGTCGTTCATCGCGACCGCGAACGCCGTGCGGTACGTCGGCGCGTCGCCGGTCTTCGCGGATGTCGACCCGGCGACGGGCAACCTGACCCCGGCGACGGTCCGGGCGGTGCGTACGGCGGCGACGCGCGCGGTGATCCTGGTCGACCAGGGCGGCGTACCGGCGGACCTCGACGCGATGCGGGCGCTGTGCGACCCGTCGGGGATCGTGGTGATCGAGGACGCGGCGTGTGCGGCCGGGTCGACGCTGCGCGGGCGCCCGGCGGGGGCCGGTGCCGCGTTCGCGACGTACTCGTTCCACCCGCGCAAACTACTGACCTGCGGCGAGGGCGGCATGGTGACCGTCGACCGCCCCGAAGTCGGCGCCCGGCTGCGGCGGTTGCGCGAGCACGGCATGAGCGTCAGCGCGGCGGACCGGGACGCGGCGGACCGCCGCGGCGGGGCGCCGGTCCTGGAGTCGTACGACGAACTCGGCTTCAACTACCGCATGACGGATGTGCAGGCCGCGATCGGCCTCGTGCAGTTGGGCAGGCTCCCGGAGATGGTCGCGCGGCGCCGCGAACTGGCCGACGCGTACCGCCTGTTGCTCGCCGGGGTACCGGGGCTGCGGCTCGTCGGGGACCCCGTCGACGCGGAGGGCACGGCGTACGGTGAGACGAACCACCAGGCGTGCTGGGTGCTGTTGGAACCGGGGTTCCCGGTCGCGCGCGACGCGATGCTCGGGCGGCTGGCGGCGGCGGGGATCTCGGCGCGCCGCGGGATCATGGCCGCCCACCTGGAACCGGCGTACGCCGACGTCGCGCACGGGCCGCTCCCGGCGACCGAGACGCTGACCCGCGAGTCGCTGATCCTCCCGCTGTTCCACGAGATGACGGAAGTCCAGCAGAACCGCGTGGCCGCCGAGTTCTATGCTGCGGCGGGTGTCGCGGCGCCGGACGGTACGGAGGCGCGCACATGA
- a CDS encoding NAD-dependent epimerase/dehydratase family protein codes for MGSGELADEDASGAGVPLPGAKCVVTGGAGTIGSAVVDRLLDAGAGEVVVLDDLTRGRPENLAHALAPDRGGRCRLVEGDIRDRELLARLMPGTDVVFHLAAIRITRCVEEPRLALEVLVDGTFDVLEAAQRAGVRKVVASSSASVYGLAEEFPTAETHHPYDNDTLYGAAKLFNEGLLRSFHAMYGLDYVALRYFNVYGPRMDVHGLYTEVLIRWMDRIADGRPPLIFGDGAQTMDFVFTEDIARANLLAAAAPVTDETYNIACGVETSLKELASRLLVAMGSGLGVEHGPARAVGGVTRRLADTRKAERDLGFRAEVGLDEGLSRLVRWWRANK; via the coding sequence ATGGGGAGCGGAGAGTTGGCGGACGAGGACGCCTCCGGCGCGGGTGTGCCGTTGCCGGGTGCGAAGTGCGTGGTCACGGGCGGGGCGGGCACCATCGGGTCGGCGGTCGTCGACCGACTGCTCGACGCGGGCGCGGGCGAGGTCGTGGTGCTCGACGACCTGACGCGCGGTCGGCCGGAGAACCTGGCGCACGCCTTGGCCCCGGACCGCGGCGGGCGCTGCCGGCTGGTCGAAGGCGACATCCGGGACCGGGAGTTGCTGGCCCGGCTGATGCCGGGCACGGATGTGGTCTTCCACTTGGCCGCGATCCGCATCACGCGGTGTGTCGAGGAGCCGCGGTTGGCCCTGGAGGTGCTGGTCGACGGCACGTTCGACGTGCTGGAGGCGGCGCAACGGGCGGGCGTGCGCAAGGTCGTGGCGTCGTCGTCGGCGTCGGTGTACGGGCTCGCCGAGGAGTTCCCGACGGCGGAGACGCACCACCCGTACGACAACGACACGTTGTACGGCGCCGCGAAGCTTTTCAACGAGGGGCTGCTGCGCAGCTTCCACGCGATGTACGGGCTGGACTACGTCGCGTTGCGGTACTTCAACGTGTACGGCCCCCGCATGGACGTCCACGGGCTCTACACCGAGGTGTTGATCCGGTGGATGGACCGCATCGCCGACGGGCGGCCGCCGCTCATCTTCGGGGACGGAGCGCAGACGATGGACTTCGTCTTCACCGAGGACATCGCGCGCGCGAACCTGCTGGCCGCGGCGGCTCCGGTCACCGATGAGACCTACAACATCGCGTGCGGGGTGGAGACGTCGCTCAAGGAGCTGGCCTCGCGGCTGCTCGTGGCGATGGGGTCCGGGCTGGGGGTGGAGCACGGTCCGGCGCGGGCGGTGGGCGGTGTGACGCGGCGGCTCGCGGACACCCGCAAGGCCGAGCGCGATCTCGGGTTCCGGGCGGAGGTCGGCCTGGACGAGGGGCTGTCGCGTCTCGTGCGGTGGTGGCGCGCCAACAAGTAG